The proteins below come from a single Candidatus Chlamydia sanziniae genomic window:
- a CDS encoding polymorphic outer membrane protein middle domain-containing protein, whose protein sequence is MKPSFHWFLISSTLACLLNTWLVADDPQLSPTNSYNGTLTSDAFVIKSTSDTQGTTYSLTGNVSFLYPGKTTPLTDSCFKQTGGDLTFIGNNYALQFGFVNAGAHASVASTSTTNKALTFSGFSSLTFDLSPSVGVTTGQGTLSSTGAMVIKNTGNVIVSGNFSTEDGGAIKADSFTLKETVTRAIFTNNTSSKKGGAIATTNGATISSNLGSVRFTSNSAPTSGGAINCEANSTLFDNKNLFFENNTALGTSGMGGAISCTKSGATPVLSLHHNEKITFMNNRASSGGAIYANKLTFASGGPTEFLQNHASGATPKGGAISIASSGELSLSADRGDIIFSKNTTTKTNSTATRNAIHIGSNGKITQLRASTGHKIAFYDPITTEGTSSDVLILNQPEKSPTTYHGTLLFSGANLTTEEQTEANLKSSFTQPIRLAGGKLLLQDGVILEAKSFSQDESSLLGVDAGTTLQTTSGNITLNGLGINVHSLHIKKPVKLVAKGSGSQVTLSGQLSLIDPLGNFYENHTLSQDQIFSLLEITVDASVDTNVITTDLTPTPEKIPSKEYGYQGTWTLGWTEDTAKNTKEASITWTKTGFIPNPERKAALVSNTLWGTFIDARSFFQLMEISAEGMEHRQGFWVSGLSNFFYRDDTKDKQGFRHISAGYALGGSAHTPKDDLFTFAFCQLLTRDKDYLVTKNHAKTYAGAFFFKHTLTLTPRDYFKLGRSKLPAAATDTLPKEIPLALDIQCFFSHSDNSMKTLYTTFPTPMVRGSWGNECVAGEIGTSLPITISHPMPLFEEFTPLLKVQMVYVNQNKFSESTVEGRSFDSGKLLNLSIPVGIKFAKQNVGDKNSYDLSILYAPDVYRYNPRSRVSLVFSGDSWTIHGTNLARQAVVIRAANNHIFNPYCELFGHYALELRTSSRNYNVDLGGKLRF, encoded by the coding sequence ATGAAACCTTCTTTTCATTGGTTTTTGATCTCTTCAACACTCGCATGTCTTTTAAACACGTGGTTAGTCGCAGATGACCCTCAGCTTAGTCCAACAAATAGTTATAACGGAACTCTCACTTCAGATGCTTTTGTAATTAAATCTACGAGTGACACTCAAGGCACTACCTACTCTCTAACCGGGAATGTTTCCTTTCTCTATCCTGGGAAAACAACTCCTTTAACAGATAGTTGTTTCAAGCAAACCGGAGGAGATTTAACTTTCATAGGGAATAACTATGCCCTACAGTTTGGCTTTGTTAATGCGGGAGCACATGCAAGTGTAGCTTCTACTAGTACAACGAATAAAGCACTGACATTCTCAGGATTTTCCTCACTTACTTTTGATCTTTCCCCCTCCGTTGGGGTAACCACAGGTCAAGGCACACTTTCTAGCACAGGTGCTATGGTGATAAAAAATACTGGAAACGTAATAGTCTCTGGGAATTTCTCTACAGAAGATGGTGGAGCAATTAAAGCAGACTCCTTCACTCTTAAAGAAACTGTAACTCGAGCAATTTTTACCAATAATACATCGTCAAAAAAGGGAGGGGCTATTGCTACAACAAATGGGGCTACAATATCATCTAATTTAGGGTCGGTAAGATTTACATCAAATTCAGCCCCAACTTCGGGTGGAGCTATAAATTGCGAAGCAAACTCTACATTGTTTGATAACAAAAATCTTTTTTTTGAAAATAATACAGCCCTAGGAACCTCAGGAATGGGTGGGGCAATTTCTTGTACAAAATCGGGAGCCACTCCTGTTTTATCTTTACATCACAACGAAAAAATTACTTTTATGAACAATAGAGCTTCAAGTGGTGGAGCTATTTATGCGAATAAGCTTACCTTTGCTTCTGGAGGCCCTACAGAGTTCTTACAAAATCATGCGTCAGGAGCTACACCTAAAGGTGGGGCAATCAGTATTGCAAGTTCTGGAGAGCTTAGTCTCTCTGCAGACAGAGGCGACATTATCTTTTCAAAGAATACAACTACTAAGACTAACTCAACAGCAACAAGAAATGCAATTCATATAGGAAGTAATGGAAAAATCACCCAATTGCGGGCAAGTACAGGCCATAAAATCGCTTTCTATGATCCCATTACAACAGAGGGCACTTCATCAGATGTATTAATTTTGAATCAACCTGAAAAAAGTCCGACCACTTACCATGGTACCCTACTTTTTTCTGGAGCTAATCTTACAACAGAAGAACAAACTGAAGCCAATCTAAAATCTTCTTTTACACAGCCTATTCGGTTAGCCGGAGGCAAACTTCTATTACAAGATGGTGTTATCTTAGAAGCTAAAAGCTTTTCACAAGATGAAAGCTCTTTATTAGGGGTGGATGCGGGAACAACGTTGCAAACAACAAGCGGAAACATTACCCTCAATGGTTTGGGAATCAATGTACATTCTTTACATATAAAGAAACCTGTAAAACTCGTAGCCAAAGGAAGTGGAAGCCAGGTCACCTTATCAGGACAGCTTAGTCTTATTGATCCTTTGGGGAATTTCTATGAAAACCATACCCTCAGCCAAGATCAGATATTTTCTCTTTTAGAAATTACTGTTGATGCGAGTGTAGATACTAACGTTATCACTACAGATCTGACGCCTACTCCGGAAAAAATTCCTAGTAAGGAATATGGATACCAAGGAACTTGGACTTTGGGATGGACAGAAGATACAGCTAAGAATACAAAAGAAGCCTCCATTACCTGGACAAAAACAGGATTTATCCCCAATCCTGAAAGAAAGGCTGCTTTAGTCTCCAATACTCTATGGGGAACATTTATAGATGCGCGTTCTTTTTTTCAACTCATGGAAATCAGTGCTGAAGGGATGGAACACCGTCAGGGATTCTGGGTCTCCGGACTCAGTAACTTCTTTTATAGAGATGATACGAAAGATAAGCAAGGATTCCGCCATATTTCTGCAGGCTATGCATTAGGAGGTAGTGCCCACACTCCAAAAGACGATTTATTCACTTTTGCCTTCTGCCAACTTTTGACAAGAGATAAAGATTACCTTGTAACTAAAAATCATGCAAAAACATATGCTGGAGCCTTTTTTTTCAAACATACCCTTACCCTAACGCCCCGAGATTACTTTAAATTAGGAAGATCTAAACTTCCCGCAGCAGCTACAGACACGCTTCCTAAGGAAATCCCCTTAGCTTTAGACATACAATGTTTTTTCAGCCATTCTGACAATTCTATGAAGACCCTCTACACAACTTTCCCCACTCCTATGGTTAGAGGTTCTTGGGGAAATGAATGTGTAGCTGGAGAAATTGGTACTAGCTTACCTATAACAATTTCTCATCCTATGCCTCTTTTTGAAGAGTTTACTCCCCTCCTCAAAGTCCAAATGGTTTACGTAAATCAAAATAAATTTTCAGAATCTACAGTAGAAGGACGTTCTTTCGATAGCGGAAAACTCCTAAACCTCTCCATTCCTGTAGGAATAAAATTTGCCAAACAAAATGTAGGAGATAAAAATTCTTACGACCTTTCCATCCTCTATGCTCCTGATGTATATCGTTATAATCCCCGCTCACGAGTTTCCTTAGTCTTTAGTGGAGATAGCTGGACGATACACGGTACAAATCTTGCGCGCCAAGCTGTCGTAATCCGCGCTGCCAATAATCATATATTCAACCCTTATTGCGAGCTCTTTGGCCATTACGCTTTAGAACTTCGAACCTCATCTCGCAATTACAACGTAGATCTAGGAGGAAAACTACGCTTCTAA
- a CDS encoding polymorphic outer membrane protein middle domain-containing protein, which translates to MNKEDARSSLMYTGSIVFSGEKLSEEEAKIAENLVSTFKQPVMLAAGSLVLKDGVTLITHTFTQTAGSVLVMDADTTLVANTEGITLTNLGISTDSLNTTKGVNIKATGKDKGVTLTGPLLLLDSSGNFYEQHSLHLPQEYALLNVTVGEGGSVVYTEVPHVPEESAPKHYGYQGKWEILWTPNTGTGNPTTAKLVWTKTGYLPNPERRGPLVPNSLWGVFFDMRAFQDVMESTSQVLHEGRILWSSGMVSVFQRRKHFCT; encoded by the coding sequence ATGAACAAAGAAGATGCACGTTCTTCCTTAATGTATACGGGCTCTATAGTATTTTCTGGGGAGAAGCTCTCTGAAGAAGAAGCTAAAATCGCTGAGAATTTAGTTTCAACATTCAAGCAACCTGTGATGTTGGCTGCAGGAAGTCTAGTTCTTAAAGACGGAGTGACATTAATTACACACACGTTTACGCAGACCGCGGGTTCTGTTCTCGTTATGGACGCAGATACAACGTTAGTCGCTAATACCGAAGGGATAACTCTTACGAATTTAGGGATTTCTACGGATTCTCTGAATACTACGAAGGGAGTGAACATCAAGGCTACGGGTAAGGATAAAGGTGTCACGCTTACAGGTCCTCTTTTACTTTTGGATAGTTCGGGGAATTTTTATGAGCAACATAGTTTGCATCTTCCTCAAGAATATGCTTTGTTGAATGTGACTGTAGGTGAAGGAGGCTCTGTTGTTTATACCGAGGTTCCTCATGTTCCCGAAGAGAGTGCTCCAAAACATTACGGTTATCAGGGAAAATGGGAGATTCTTTGGACCCCAAACACTGGTACTGGAAATCCTACAACAGCAAAATTAGTTTGGACGAAGACGGGCTACCTTCCTAATCCTGAAAGACGCGGGCCTTTAGTTCCCAATAGTCTGTGGGGAGTTTTTTTTGATATGCGAGCTTTTCAAGACGTCATGGAGAGCACCAGCCAAGTTCTTCATGAAGGGAGAATTCTTTGGTCTTCAGGAATGGTGAGTGTTTTCCAAAGAAGGAAGCACTTCTGTACATAA
- a CDS encoding autotransporter outer membrane beta-barrel domain-containing protein: MFSKEGSTSVHKRYRHATVGYAVGASTRTPEEHGFSFAFCQLFGGDKDPVVARNQTKFYGGALYFQHFGTLQDSPFLFSGQLTYGHTSNKMKTRYTLYPEAQGSWGNDAFGVELSGTTIHIPGYTRWFATYAPYLKLQLTYAHQEDFKETGTEGRTFEKSDLFNLALPMGMKFDKALADNKVAYGICLAYVPDLVRVNPTSTTTLVTSGFFWETPGIRLARQAFLAHASSHYAPNQTFEISNQCTLELRKSSQNYNIHLKGNLYF, from the coding sequence GTGTTTTCCAAAGAAGGAAGCACTTCTGTACATAAAAGATACCGCCATGCCACTGTGGGGTATGCTGTAGGTGCAAGCACGCGCACCCCAGAAGAACACGGTTTTAGTTTTGCTTTTTGTCAACTTTTTGGTGGAGATAAAGATCCTGTAGTTGCGAGGAATCAGACTAAGTTCTATGGAGGAGCGCTATATTTTCAACACTTTGGTACATTGCAGGATTCTCCTTTTCTTTTCAGCGGACAACTCACTTATGGCCATACAAGTAACAAGATGAAAACACGCTATACCCTATACCCAGAAGCTCAAGGAAGTTGGGGAAATGATGCCTTTGGAGTGGAACTCTCTGGGACTACTATCCACATTCCGGGATACACACGCTGGTTTGCTACCTATGCGCCCTATCTAAAGCTACAACTTACCTACGCACACCAAGAAGATTTTAAAGAGACAGGAACAGAAGGTCGCACCTTTGAGAAGAGTGATCTTTTCAATCTTGCGCTCCCTATGGGTATGAAATTTGACAAAGCTTTAGCGGACAACAAGGTTGCTTATGGAATTTGTTTAGCGTATGTTCCTGATCTTGTTCGTGTCAATCCCACAAGCACTACAACACTTGTCACTAGTGGGTTTTTCTGGGAAACACCAGGAATACGCTTAGCGCGACAAGCCTTTCTTGCTCATGCGAGCAGTCACTACGCACCAAATCAAACTTTTGAGATCTCCAACCAATGTACCCTGGAATTGCGAAAATCCTCACAAAACTACAACATACATCTTAAAGGAAATCTATACTTCTAA
- a CDS encoding autotransporter domain-containing protein gives MISWRYLLISSTLVLTLQASANVIYLSEHDSYDETTSNTNFTPKTTLDEGGTSYILKEDVYIANLGVKNSTKSRVFNNHAGNLTFLGNHHVLKFDNLKTTAFGSAICNNIGNTTLTLSDFSILACNAAPSFNEGCGAIYSLGSIVMQNNDSISFTNTRNKMKGGAIQTPYLLGSTVDHPTVTFSNNGHMIFENNTTEEEGGAIFAHKLIISAGGPTIFKNNHVHRNVNARGGAISIPPGGEISLSADQGDIIFLGNTVISTSKAVKNSIHLDSYATFTQLRAKEKYGITFYDPITSSEHSSTPTKLIIINAPGLDAQAYKGRICFSGGLLSDEERTLDNLTSTLPQNVQLAGGVLALENDAILKISSFTQNEDSKLFMDRGTTLQCKEHVTLQNLWINLGNLENKKTVKITTEGTHTKIFLANPLVIYDPTQLCYEDTKFKDEFTLDTLELSGASLNNLTIEDQALRTVLEEAPHHGYQGNWSLSWEHQPSSSEAYAAPAMASKKAQLSWYPTGYNLNPERLGSLVPTSSWDATLDMRAVHQLIDTNADSPRHAAGIWAASLATYFQQQGENKEKLFRHESFGGAFGANAYFCLNHVLGVAFGQLKGHAQDFAVAKNTFTTRFGVVYARFNNQSGLPLFLSIQAGYSMLTNDLATRYTFTNTQNSSWTNVCLSGEIAMGLPFTMHNNSSEYKITPFVKVNSIYVDQPAVEEQGSDARDFTGTTLTNIWVPVGFKLERHSTISPSSVQLSVAWTSDVYRKQAANQVTLHRNNISWKTQATDFDHQALVLQLSNHHPLFYNIELFEQGTWELGLHSQSYHAGIGAKILF, from the coding sequence ATGATTTCTTGGCGCTACTTACTTATATCATCTACTTTAGTCTTAACATTGCAAGCATCAGCAAATGTGATTTACCTTTCTGAACATGATAGCTATGATGAGACTACCAGCAATACAAATTTTACTCCCAAAACTACACTAGACGAAGGAGGAACTTCTTACATACTCAAAGAAGATGTGTACATCGCCAATTTGGGAGTAAAAAATAGCACTAAATCTCGTGTTTTTAATAACCATGCGGGGAATCTCACCTTCCTAGGCAATCACCATGTCTTAAAATTTGATAACCTCAAGACAACAGCTTTTGGTTCTGCTATCTGTAATAACATTGGAAATACTACCTTAACCTTATCAGACTTTTCAATTTTAGCATGCAATGCAGCCCCATCGTTTAATGAAGGATGCGGAGCTATTTACAGCCTTGGCTCTATTGTTATGCAAAACAATGATTCCATAAGCTTTACGAATACTAGAAATAAAATGAAGGGGGGTGCAATCCAAACTCCTTATCTTCTTGGTTCTACAGTAGACCACCCTACAGTTACTTTTTCCAATAATGGTCATATGATCTTTGAAAATAACACAACAGAAGAAGAGGGGGGTGCCATCTTTGCCCACAAACTCATCATTTCTGCAGGGGGTCCTACTATTTTCAAAAATAACCACGTCCATAGGAATGTGAATGCTAGAGGCGGTGCGATCTCCATCCCTCCAGGAGGAGAAATTTCCCTTTCCGCAGACCAGGGGGATATCATTTTTTTAGGTAATACCGTAATTTCTACATCTAAAGCTGTGAAAAACTCCATCCATCTTGATAGTTACGCTACCTTTACCCAACTCCGTGCCAAGGAAAAGTATGGGATTACATTCTATGATCCCATTACAAGCTCAGAGCACTCTTCCACTCCTACAAAGCTGATCATCATCAATGCTCCGGGTCTGGATGCACAAGCTTATAAAGGTCGCATTTGTTTTTCTGGAGGCCTGTTATCTGATGAAGAACGCACCCTAGATAACCTTACCTCAACACTCCCACAAAATGTACAATTAGCAGGAGGAGTTCTTGCTTTAGAAAATGATGCTATTCTAAAAATATCTTCCTTCACACAAAACGAAGACTCTAAATTATTTATGGATCGTGGAACAACATTACAATGTAAGGAGCATGTTACATTACAAAACCTCTGGATTAACTTGGGTAATCTTGAGAACAAAAAAACAGTAAAGATCACAACAGAGGGCACGCATACCAAGATCTTTTTAGCCAATCCCCTGGTCATTTACGATCCCACACAACTATGCTATGAAGATACAAAATTTAAAGATGAGTTTACCCTAGACACTTTGGAACTCTCGGGAGCCTCTTTAAATAATCTCACTATTGAAGATCAAGCTTTACGTACTGTCCTCGAGGAAGCTCCTCACCATGGTTACCAAGGAAACTGGTCTCTATCGTGGGAACACCAGCCTTCTTCTTCAGAAGCCTATGCGGCTCCCGCGATGGCAAGCAAAAAGGCACAGCTGAGTTGGTATCCTACGGGCTATAACCTCAACCCTGAACGTTTAGGTTCCTTAGTCCCTACGAGTTCATGGGATGCAACTCTAGATATGCGCGCTGTTCATCAGCTTATAGATACAAATGCTGACAGCCCGCGTCATGCTGCAGGGATCTGGGCTGCGAGTTTAGCTACTTATTTCCAACAACAAGGAGAAAATAAAGAGAAGCTATTTCGCCATGAAAGTTTTGGTGGGGCCTTCGGAGCCAATGCTTACTTCTGTTTAAATCATGTTTTAGGCGTTGCTTTTGGCCAACTTAAAGGACACGCTCAAGACTTTGCCGTAGCTAAGAACACCTTCACCACGAGGTTTGGTGTTGTCTATGCGCGTTTTAATAATCAATCTGGCTTGCCGCTTTTCTTATCTATACAAGCGGGATACAGCATGTTAACAAACGACCTAGCTACACGCTATACGTTTACAAATACGCAGAATAGCTCTTGGACAAATGTCTGCTTGTCTGGTGAAATTGCTATGGGGCTTCCCTTCACCATGCATAACAATTCTTCAGAATACAAAATTACACCCTTTGTGAAAGTCAACAGTATTTACGTAGACCAGCCAGCAGTGGAAGAGCAGGGTTCTGATGCCCGAGATTTTACAGGCACTACTTTAACAAATATTTGGGTACCTGTAGGATTCAAGTTAGAGAGGCACTCTACAATTTCTCCTAGCTCCGTACAGCTATCTGTAGCTTGGACCTCTGACGTCTATCGTAAGCAAGCAGCAAACCAAGTGACCTTGCATAGGAACAACATTTCGTGGAAAACACAAGCTACAGACTTTGATCACCAAGCTCTGGTTCTACAACTTTCCAATCATCATCCGCTTTTCTATAATATTGAGCTCTTCGAACAAGGCACTTGGGAGTTAGGATTACATTCCCAGTCCTATCATGCAGGTATTGGAGCTAAAATCCTCTTTTAA